Proteins encoded in a region of the Prochlorococcus marinus CUG1416 genome:
- the minE gene encoding cell division topological specificity factor MinE — protein MMTLRDLINKLLGRETASANTARERLQLVLAHDRVDMDSLTTDLLDKMRKEILDVVAKYVEIDFEDVAVSLETEDRMTALVANLPIKRTVSGEIKYKKNDKNEKSDKDIKK, from the coding sequence ATGATGACCCTCAGAGACCTTATAAACAAGTTACTAGGAAGAGAAACTGCTAGTGCAAACACAGCTAGGGAAAGATTACAGCTTGTACTTGCTCATGACAGAGTTGATATGGATTCTTTAACAACTGATCTTTTGGACAAAATGAGGAAAGAAATTCTCGATGTTGTTGCAAAATATGTTGAGATTGATTTTGAAGATGTGGCAGTAAGCTTAGAGACGGAGGATAGAATGACTGCATTAGTAGCCAATTTACCAATCAAAAGAACTGTTTCAGGAGAAATAAAGTATAAAAAAAATGATAAGAATGAAAAAAGTGATAAAGATATCAAAAAGTAA
- the minD gene encoding septum site-determining protein MinD produces the protein MAENTRTILICSGKGGVGKTTLTANLGIALANSGARTAVLDADFGLRNLDLLLGLENRIIYTAQDVLDKNCRLDQALVRHKKEPNLALLPAGDPRMLDWMKPEDMKKISELLSEKFDFVLVDCPAGVEDGFKNALAACKEAIVVTNPELSAVRDADRVIGILNTSDIKPIQLVINRVRPNMMANQEMLSIDDVQGILSLPLLGIVLEDEQVIISTNRGEPLTLTDSKSPAKKCYLNVSQRLTGKDVPIIDPTNEGKSLKDKFMRLMQTKVF, from the coding sequence GTGGCGGAAAATACTCGCACAATACTAATTTGTTCAGGTAAAGGTGGAGTTGGTAAAACCACTCTAACTGCAAACCTAGGCATAGCACTTGCCAACAGTGGAGCAAGGACTGCTGTATTAGATGCTGATTTTGGCTTAAGAAACTTAGATCTTCTTCTAGGATTAGAAAATCGCATTATTTATACAGCTCAAGATGTTCTAGACAAAAATTGTCGTCTTGACCAAGCATTGGTTAGACATAAAAAGGAACCTAATCTTGCTCTTCTTCCTGCAGGTGATCCTAGGATGTTGGATTGGATGAAGCCCGAAGATATGAAGAAAATTAGTGAGCTACTTAGTGAGAAATTTGATTTTGTTTTAGTAGATTGCCCTGCTGGAGTAGAAGATGGCTTTAAAAATGCCCTTGCAGCTTGTAAAGAAGCTATTGTTGTTACCAACCCGGAATTATCTGCAGTTCGTGACGCCGATAGAGTAATAGGGATTCTTAATACTTCTGATATTAAGCCTATCCAGCTTGTAATCAATAGAGTTCGCCCTAACATGATGGCTAATCAAGAAATGCTATCTATCGATGATGTTCAAGGTATCCTTTCTTTACCTTTGTTAGGTATTGTTTTAGAGGATGAACAAGTAATAATAAGTACAAATAGAGGAGAACCACTTACACTTACTGATAGTAAATCTCCTGCAAAAAAATGTTATTTGAATGTTTCCCAAAGACTTACAGGAAAGGATGTACCAATTATTGACCCTACAAACGAAGGTAAAAGTCTTAAAGATAAATTCATGAGATTAATGCAAACAAAGGTTTTTTAA
- the psbB gene encoding photosystem II chlorophyll-binding protein CP47 produces MGLPWYRVHTVVINDPGRLLAVHLMHTALLAGWAGSMALYELAIFDPSDAVLNPMWRQGMYVMPFMARLGITSSWNGWDITGATGVDPGFWSFEGVAAAHIVFSGLLMLASIWHWTYWDLDLWEDSRTGEPALDLPRIFGIHLLLAGLTCFGFGAFHCANVGIWVSDPYGLTGHVEPVAPSWGVDGFNPFNPGGIVANHIAAGLMGIIGGIFHITNRPGERLYRALKLGSLEGVLASALAAVLFVSFVVAGTMWYGSATTPVELFGPTRYQWDSGYFKTEINRRVQTAIDNGATREEAYASIPEKLAFYDYVGNSPAKGGLFRVGALVNGDGLPTGWQGHIAFQDKEGNDLEVRRIPNFFENFPVILEDKEGNVRADIPFRRAEAKYSFEQTGVTATIYGGDLNGQTFTDPAVVKRLARKAQLGEAFKFDRETYKSDGVFRSSPRAWFTYAHLCFGLLFLFGHWWHASRTLYRNSFAGIDAEIGDQVEFGLFKKLGDETTRRIPGRV; encoded by the coding sequence ATGGGATTGCCTTGGTATCGAGTTCACACAGTAGTTATTAATGACCCAGGTCGACTACTTGCTGTGCATCTTATGCATACTGCATTATTAGCCGGCTGGGCCGGTTCTATGGCTCTTTATGAATTAGCCATTTTTGATCCTTCTGATGCTGTTCTCAATCCAATGTGGAGACAGGGAATGTACGTTATGCCTTTCATGGCAAGACTAGGTATCACAAGTAGTTGGAACGGATGGGATATCACCGGTGCTACAGGAGTTGATCCTGGATTCTGGAGTTTTGAAGGGGTTGCAGCAGCACACATAGTATTTAGTGGACTATTGATGCTGGCCTCTATATGGCACTGGACTTACTGGGACTTAGATTTATGGGAAGATTCAAGAACAGGTGAGCCTGCTCTGGACCTGCCAAGAATCTTTGGAATTCATCTTCTTCTAGCCGGACTTACATGTTTTGGATTTGGAGCATTTCATTGTGCAAACGTGGGTATTTGGGTTTCTGATCCTTATGGTCTAACTGGTCATGTAGAGCCTGTAGCCCCTTCCTGGGGAGTAGACGGATTTAATCCTTTCAATCCAGGTGGGATAGTTGCAAATCATATTGCGGCTGGACTTATGGGTATCATTGGAGGTATTTTTCACATTACAAATAGACCTGGAGAAAGACTTTATAGAGCATTAAAACTAGGAAGTCTTGAAGGAGTTCTAGCTAGTGCTCTAGCTGCTGTGCTATTTGTATCTTTTGTCGTTGCAGGAACAATGTGGTATGGTTCAGCGACAACACCAGTCGAGTTATTTGGTCCTACCAGATATCAATGGGACTCAGGCTATTTCAAAACTGAAATTAATAGAAGGGTTCAAACTGCTATAGATAATGGTGCCACTAGAGAAGAGGCATATGCATCCATTCCAGAGAAATTAGCTTTCTACGATTATGTTGGAAATAGTCCTGCGAAAGGAGGATTATTCAGGGTTGGAGCTCTAGTTAATGGTGATGGCTTACCAACTGGTTGGCAAGGTCACATTGCTTTTCAAGACAAGGAAGGTAACGATTTAGAAGTCAGAAGAATACCTAACTTCTTTGAAAACTTCCCCGTGATACTAGAAGATAAAGAAGGCAATGTAAGAGCTGATATTCCATTTAGAAGAGCTGAAGCAAAGTATTCATTTGAACAAACTGGCGTTACTGCAACTATTTATGGAGGTGACCTAAATGGGCAAACATTTACTGATCCTGCAGTAGTTAAAAGATTAGCTAGAAAGGCGCAGCTTGGAGAAGCATTCAAGTTCGACAGAGAAACCTATAAATCTGACGGTGTATTCCGAAGCTCTCCAAGAGCGTGGTTTACATATGCACATCTATGTTTCGGATTGCTATTCTTGTTTGGCCACTGGTGGCATGCTTCAAGAACTCTTTACAGAAATTCCTTTGCTGGTATTGACGCTGAGATTGGTGACCAAGTTGAATTTGGTTTATTCAAGAAGCTTGGTGACGAAACCACAAGAAGAATCCCAGGAAGGGTTTAA
- a CDS encoding septum site-determining protein MinC, with protein sequence MEIVLNNNKNKYLEIFSLGDLDNVHETFKQFTSMKGPLEAKIYAINESISSHQLLKLKNHFEKFNIYSLCIYSNNRYTVLAGNSLKIDSTFVKEQEIRNKLLLVNSKKKDDILHEGTVRSGDRISSNGNLCIIGDVNPGAIVSATKNIYVWGKLLGIAFAGQGGDKNASIASLYLNPLQLRIADVIAIGPKDKPNHHYPEIALIDKQTIIIKPYIIESKN encoded by the coding sequence ATGGAAATCGTTTTAAATAATAATAAAAATAAATATTTAGAAATTTTTTCTTTGGGAGATTTAGATAATGTCCATGAAACTTTTAAACAATTTACTTCCATGAAAGGACCTCTGGAAGCAAAAATTTACGCAATCAATGAATCAATAAGTTCTCATCAATTATTAAAATTAAAAAATCATTTTGAAAAATTTAATATTTATTCTTTATGCATTTACTCAAATAATCGATATACAGTATTAGCTGGAAACTCTTTAAAAATAGATTCAACTTTTGTTAAAGAGCAAGAGATTAGAAATAAGTTACTTTTAGTCAATTCAAAAAAGAAAGACGATATTCTTCACGAAGGAACCGTAAGATCAGGTGACAGAATATCTTCAAATGGAAACCTTTGCATTATTGGAGACGTTAATCCTGGAGCCATAGTTTCCGCTACGAAGAATATTTACGTTTGGGGCAAATTACTAGGGATCGCCTTCGCAGGCCAGGGTGGAGATAAAAATGCCTCTATTGCATCACTTTATTTAAACCCTTTACAGTTACGAATTGCAGATGTCATAGCTATTGGTCCAAAAGATAAGCCCAATCATCATTATCCAGAAATTGCTCTAATAGATAAACAGACGATAATTATCAAGCCATACATAATAGAAAGTAAAAATTAA
- the psbM gene encoding photosystem II reaction center protein PsbM: protein METTNFGFIASLLFVGVPTIFLIGLFISTQDGEKSSFFSDSSKGRLGPKR from the coding sequence ATGGAAACAACTAATTTTGGATTCATAGCTAGTCTTTTATTTGTAGGGGTGCCAACAATATTCCTCATAGGCTTATTTATTTCTACTCAAGATGGCGAAAAATCAAGCTTCTTCTCCGACTCTAGTAAAGGTAGGCTTGGCCCAAAACGCTAA
- the nrdR gene encoding transcriptional regulator NrdR — protein MQCPTCQNTDSRVLESRSADSGKSVRRRRECLNCNFRFTTYERVETMPVSVIKKDGGRELFDKQKLFTGISRACEKTTFTSEAIINFVDGIESQIIQDSNKDIKSSQIGELILKNLRKENEVAYIRYASVYRKFNGVKDFISTLESLKGTSKNQLASIL, from the coding sequence ATGCAGTGTCCAACCTGTCAAAATACAGATAGCAGAGTTTTGGAATCAAGATCTGCTGATAGTGGTAAAAGTGTTCGCAGAAGGAGAGAGTGCTTAAATTGCAACTTTAGATTTACAACTTATGAAAGAGTTGAAACAATGCCAGTTTCAGTAATAAAAAAAGATGGGGGCAGAGAATTATTTGATAAACAAAAATTATTTACTGGCATATCAAGAGCTTGCGAAAAAACCACCTTCACTAGTGAAGCAATTATTAATTTTGTAGATGGGATTGAATCACAAATCATACAGGATTCTAATAAAGATATTAAATCTTCACAAATTGGAGAATTAATACTTAAAAATCTTAGGAAGGAAAACGAAGTTGCCTATATAAGATATGCCTCTGTATATAGAAAATTTAATGGGGTAAAAGATTTTATTTCTACTCTTGAATCTCTAAAAGGAACTTCAAAAAACCAATTAGCTTCAATTTTATAA
- a CDS encoding 30S ribosomal protein S1, which produces MNENSSQTIQELSEDKEIKNSSELDNDALSQKEEELSFENKDIPSADSSSSRTNADFDNAGFTQEEFASLLGKYDYNFKPGDLVKGTVFALEPKGAMIDIGAKTAAFMPVQEVSINKVEGLNDVLQPSESREFFIMSEENEDGQLALSIRRIEYQRAWERVRQLQKEDATIYSEVFATNRGGALVRVEGLRGFIPGSHISARKIKDDLEGEYLPLKFLEVDEERNRLVLSHRRALVEKKMNRLEVGEVVVGSVKGIKPYGAFIDIGGVSGLLHISEISHEHIETPHNVLNVNDQMKVMIIDLDSERGRISLSTKALEPEPGDMLTDPQKVFNKAEEMAAKYKQMLFEQTDDNEEIATASAETV; this is translated from the coding sequence ATGAACGAAAATTCTTCCCAAACAATTCAAGAACTTTCTGAAGATAAAGAAATTAAAAATTCGTCTGAATTAGATAATGATGCATTATCCCAAAAGGAGGAAGAGTTATCATTCGAAAATAAAGATATTCCTTCCGCAGATTCTTCCTCTAGTAGAACAAATGCGGATTTTGATAATGCAGGATTCACTCAAGAAGAATTTGCATCACTATTGGGTAAGTATGATTATAACTTCAAGCCTGGCGATCTAGTAAAAGGTACCGTTTTTGCTCTAGAACCCAAAGGAGCCATGATAGATATAGGTGCCAAGACGGCTGCTTTTATGCCTGTTCAGGAGGTTTCAATAAATAAAGTTGAAGGACTAAATGATGTTTTACAACCTTCAGAAAGCAGAGAATTTTTCATAATGAGTGAAGAAAATGAAGATGGCCAATTAGCACTTTCTATAAGAAGAATTGAATATCAAAGGGCATGGGAAAGAGTTAGACAACTGCAAAAAGAAGATGCAACTATTTATTCTGAAGTTTTTGCGACAAACAGAGGTGGAGCTCTTGTGAGGGTTGAAGGCTTAAGAGGTTTTATCCCAGGTTCTCATATAAGTGCTCGAAAAATTAAAGATGACTTAGAAGGTGAGTACCTACCTTTAAAATTTCTTGAAGTTGATGAAGAGAGAAACAGATTAGTACTAAGTCATAGAAGAGCTTTGGTTGAGAAAAAAATGAATAGACTTGAGGTGGGAGAAGTAGTTGTAGGTTCTGTTAAAGGTATTAAACCTTATGGAGCTTTTATTGATATTGGAGGAGTTAGTGGTCTGTTGCACATTTCTGAGATCAGTCATGAACATATCGAAACTCCTCATAATGTTTTAAATGTAAATGACCAAATGAAAGTTATGATAATTGACCTTGATTCAGAAAGAGGAAGAATTTCATTATCTACAAAAGCACTTGAACCTGAGCCAGGCGATATGCTAACCGACCCTCAAAAAGTTTTTAATAAAGCTGAAGAAATGGCTGCGAAATATAAGCAAATGTTATTTGAACAAACTGACGATAATGAGGAAATAGCCACAGCTTCCGCTGAAACAGTTTAA
- a CDS encoding photosystem II reaction center protein T, producing MEAFAYVLILTLAVVTLFFAVAFRDPPKFDRK from the coding sequence ATGGAAGCTTTTGCTTACGTTCTTATTTTAACTCTCGCAGTTGTCACGTTATTCTTTGCTGTCGCCTTTAGAGATCCACCTAAATTTGATAGAAAATGA
- a CDS encoding L-threonylcarbamoyladenylate synthase, protein MNLINCKLALKTLKSGLPIIFPTDTLPAIGCLPKFSKTIYEFKKRDRNKPLILMGSEQKQLIDYVHESAKEDFENIASKYWPGALTMIIPSSEQQTPILTSKDLTLGLRIPNSYMAQSLMKETGPLLTSSANISGFKGSITAEGISIDFPSVEILGPIPWEKRSGKASTIISWKKSGEWMLIRKGEVLVRELH, encoded by the coding sequence ATGAATTTAATAAACTGCAAATTAGCTTTGAAGACGCTTAAAAGTGGTTTACCTATAATTTTCCCAACAGATACTTTACCTGCAATTGGATGCTTGCCAAAATTTTCAAAAACTATTTATGAGTTTAAAAAAAGAGATAGAAATAAACCCTTAATTCTCATGGGATCAGAACAGAAACAATTAATCGATTATGTTCACGAATCAGCTAAAGAAGATTTCGAAAATATAGCTTCAAAATATTGGCCTGGAGCTCTGACAATGATTATTCCTTCTTCAGAACAACAGACTCCAATTCTCACAAGCAAGGATCTTACTCTTGGGTTGAGAATCCCAAATTCATATATGGCTCAATCTCTCATGAAAGAAACAGGACCATTGTTAACTTCAAGTGCAAATATTTCAGGCTTCAAGGGTTCAATTACAGCTGAAGGTATTTCTATAGACTTCCCTTCTGTAGAAATTCTGGGACCTATTCCATGGGAAAAAAGGAGTGGGAAAGCCAGTACTATAATCTCTTGGAAGAAAAGTGGCGAGTGGATGCTGATTAGAAAAGGGGAAGTGTTAGTTAGGGAATTGCATTAA
- a CDS encoding FGGY-family carbohydrate kinase — MPDNFYGGLDFGTSGARISIINPNKKLVYSNSVPYSYSFKNPNSWINSCENLLVNLPIEVKINLNKLAISGTSGTLIASNLRGDPIGEAIPYDQACIEHKILLESLTFGEDHLRTPYSSLAKALKLIDKYGTNILLRHQSDWITGWFLKDWTHGEEGNNLKLGWDLKKESWPKSYLNTSWQKCLPHIVKSGKIIGQVNSDLAERFNFNKKLILTSGTTDSNAGLIAAGLGKEDGLTVLGTTIVVKKIIDNPIKKQGITIHRVNDDWICGGASNAGCGILSKFFSDLEIKELSRQINPSKNTYLDLLPLNSKGERFPVNNSNLEPILGPRPVSDSLYLHALFEGLAKIELKGWEELGKLTGSLPKKIITIGGGSKNPQWRKIREKIINIPIFSCNKTTSFGTALLAINSK, encoded by the coding sequence ATGCCTGATAATTTTTATGGAGGGTTAGATTTTGGAACGAGTGGTGCAAGAATATCAATAATTAATCCTAATAAGAAATTAGTATATTCAAATTCAGTACCTTATTCATACAGCTTTAAAAATCCAAATTCTTGGATCAATTCTTGTGAAAATCTCTTAGTGAATTTACCTATTGAGGTAAAAATTAACCTTAATAAATTGGCTATCTCCGGCACCTCAGGAACTTTAATAGCATCCAATTTGCGAGGAGATCCGATAGGAGAAGCAATACCTTATGACCAAGCATGTATTGAACATAAGATCCTTCTTGAATCCTTAACTTTTGGAGAAGATCATCTGCGAACTCCATACAGTAGTCTTGCTAAAGCATTAAAACTAATAGATAAATACGGGACAAATATACTTTTACGACATCAATCTGATTGGATCACTGGTTGGTTTTTAAAAGACTGGACTCATGGAGAAGAAGGTAATAATCTAAAACTTGGTTGGGATCTAAAAAAAGAATCGTGGCCAAAAAGCTATCTCAATACTTCATGGCAAAAATGCCTACCGCATATAGTAAAAAGTGGAAAAATTATTGGACAAGTAAATTCTGATTTGGCAGAGAGATTTAACTTCAATAAGAAATTAATATTAACCTCAGGCACCACTGACTCTAATGCAGGTTTAATAGCTGCAGGTTTAGGGAAAGAAGATGGTCTCACAGTTTTAGGAACAACAATAGTGGTTAAAAAAATTATTGATAACCCTATAAAAAAACAGGGAATTACAATCCATAGAGTAAACGACGATTGGATATGTGGAGGAGCATCAAATGCTGGATGCGGCATCTTGTCTAAGTTCTTTTCTGATTTAGAAATAAAGGAACTCAGTCGACAAATTAATCCATCGAAAAACACTTATTTGGATCTTTTACCTCTTAATAGTAAAGGAGAGAGATTTCCTGTTAATAATTCTAATTTAGAGCCGATACTTGGCCCTCGACCAGTAAGCGACTCACTTTATTTACATGCATTATTTGAGGGGCTAGCTAAGATCGAATTGAAAGGATGGGAAGAACTAGGCAAACTAACCGGTTCACTGCCAAAAAAAATTATTACTATTGGTGGAGGTTCAAAAAACCCTCAGTGGAGAAAAATAAGAGAAAAAATTATAAATATACCAATATTTTCTTGTAATAAAACCACTTCTTTTGGTACTGCCTTATTAGCGATTAATTCAAAATAA
- the metK gene encoding methionine adenosyltransferase — MSDFIFTSESVTEGHPDKICDQISDAVLDALLTEDPESRVACETVVNTGLCLLTGEITSKAKVDYIKLVRNVIKEIGYEGYRAGGFDANSCAVLVALDEQSPDISQGVNDADDVNDDLEDNTGAGDQGIMFGYACDETPELMPLPISLAHRLAIQLAKVRHEEVLNYLLPDGKTQVSIDYEKGVPVSINTILISTQHNPEIDGITNEEEIRKRIKEDLWTHVVNPATEDLEIKPNISKTRFLVNPTGKFVVGGPQGDAGLTGRKIIVDTYGGYARHGGGAFSGKDPTKVDRSAAYAARYVAKSIVKAKLAKKAEVQLSYAIGVAKPISILVETFDTGVISQANLTELIKEHFDLRPAAIIKEFNLRNLPKKMGGKFFRKTASYGHFGRRDLELPWENVEEKAAKLAEASKIFL, encoded by the coding sequence ATGAGTGATTTCATTTTCACTTCTGAATCAGTAACTGAAGGTCACCCTGACAAAATATGTGATCAAATTAGTGACGCGGTTTTAGATGCTTTATTAACAGAAGATCCAGAAAGCAGAGTTGCATGCGAAACTGTCGTTAACACGGGTCTTTGTCTACTTACTGGAGAAATAACTTCAAAAGCAAAAGTCGATTACATAAAACTTGTTAGAAATGTAATTAAAGAAATTGGATATGAAGGCTATAGAGCAGGGGGTTTTGACGCAAATAGTTGTGCTGTTTTAGTAGCACTTGACGAGCAATCACCAGATATTTCACAAGGAGTGAACGACGCAGATGATGTTAACGATGACTTGGAAGATAATACCGGAGCTGGTGACCAAGGCATAATGTTCGGCTATGCATGTGATGAGACGCCTGAATTAATGCCCTTACCGATTAGCTTAGCTCATAGATTAGCTATTCAACTTGCCAAAGTGAGACATGAAGAAGTCCTTAATTATCTACTCCCTGATGGTAAAACTCAAGTAAGCATTGATTACGAAAAAGGGGTGCCAGTCTCTATTAATACGATTTTAATTTCAACTCAACATAATCCTGAGATTGATGGAATAACAAACGAAGAAGAAATTCGTAAAAGAATAAAGGAAGATTTATGGACGCATGTTGTAAATCCTGCTACTGAAGATTTAGAAATCAAACCAAACATTAGCAAAACAAGATTTCTAGTAAACCCCACGGGGAAATTTGTCGTAGGCGGGCCTCAAGGAGATGCTGGGCTAACTGGTAGAAAAATTATTGTAGATACTTATGGTGGATATGCTAGACACGGAGGTGGGGCATTTTCTGGCAAAGATCCCACAAAAGTAGATAGATCAGCCGCTTATGCAGCACGTTATGTAGCTAAAAGCATAGTTAAGGCAAAACTGGCAAAAAAAGCGGAAGTACAATTAAGTTATGCAATTGGAGTAGCAAAACCAATTTCCATTCTCGTGGAAACTTTTGATACTGGTGTTATTTCACAAGCTAATTTGACTGAGCTAATTAAAGAGCACTTTGATTTAAGACCCGCAGCAATAATAAAAGAATTTAACTTAAGAAATCTACCAAAAAAAATGGGAGGAAAATTTTTTAGAAAGACAGCCTCCTATGGACATTTTGGCAGAAGAGATCTTGAGCTGCCTTGGGAAAATGTAGAAGAAAAAGCAGCCAAATTAGCAGAGGCTTCCAAAATCTTTTTATAA
- a CDS encoding 2Fe-2S iron-sulfur cluster-binding protein, with protein sequence MATIRFIREDLEVQCNPGENLRELVMKENLQLYGLKGILGNCGGAGQCSTCFISVEGGNKNSLSPLTSVEEEKLKNRPENWRLACQTLIKSSTVILTKPQSAPSNLEELKKISENKKLPR encoded by the coding sequence ATGGCAACTATCAGATTCATCCGTGAGGATTTAGAGGTTCAATGCAATCCTGGTGAAAATTTAAGGGAACTAGTAATGAAAGAGAACTTACAACTTTATGGATTAAAAGGGATTTTAGGAAATTGCGGAGGGGCAGGGCAATGCAGTACTTGTTTTATTTCAGTTGAAGGAGGAAACAAAAATTCTTTGAGCCCTCTTACTTCTGTTGAAGAAGAAAAACTCAAAAATAGACCAGAAAATTGGCGACTTGCATGCCAAACATTAATAAAATCATCTACAGTGATTTTAACAAAACCACAATCTGCACCCTCAAATTTAGAAGAACTTAAAAAAATTAGTGAAAATAAAAAATTACCTCGCTAA
- the prmC gene encoding peptide chain release factor N(5)-glutamine methyltransferase — protein MLSISVKEFLFWKKKQLSKGGDNQSFALLLDCIGGVSNSDLSLLGINPENKIYLKKNLDHLASIWEDHLLSCSPIQYLCGITFWRDLKLQVTDNVLIPRPESELIVDIVFKIFGKKSQKVFFAELGTGSGAISIALALAYPLWDGIATDIDQDALEIAKKNYINASQHSNLKFFCGHWWTPLESYKGKLDLAISNPPYIPQDTYEKLPKEVKNFEPKIALLGGEDGLKHIREIIQNAPLFLREKGWLILENHYDQGEKVKQIFINNNFKSVEIVNDLSGVGRFTIGRYK, from the coding sequence ATGCTTAGCATTTCTGTAAAAGAATTTTTATTTTGGAAAAAAAAGCAACTTTCTAAAGGAGGAGATAATCAATCTTTTGCTCTTTTACTTGACTGTATAGGCGGTGTCTCCAATAGTGATCTAAGCCTATTGGGTATAAATCCTGAGAACAAGATATATTTAAAAAAAAACTTAGACCATCTAGCATCTATTTGGGAAGATCATTTATTAAGTTGTTCTCCTATCCAATACCTTTGTGGGATAACTTTTTGGAGGGATTTAAAATTACAAGTCACAGATAATGTACTTATCCCAAGGCCAGAGTCAGAACTCATAGTTGATATTGTCTTCAAGATATTTGGAAAGAAATCACAAAAAGTATTTTTTGCTGAATTAGGAACTGGATCAGGTGCTATCAGTATTGCATTGGCATTAGCGTATCCATTGTGGGATGGAATAGCAACTGATATTGATCAAGATGCATTAGAAATAGCCAAAAAAAATTATATAAATGCTTCTCAACATTCAAATTTAAAATTCTTTTGCGGACATTGGTGGACCCCTCTTGAAAGTTATAAAGGCAAATTAGATCTCGCTATTTCAAACCCGCCATATATTCCTCAAGATACTTATGAAAAATTGCCCAAAGAGGTTAAAAATTTTGAACCAAAAATTGCTTTATTAGGCGGTGAAGATGGTTTGAAACATATTCGGGAAATTATTCAAAACGCACCATTATTTTTAAGAGAGAAGGGATGGCTAATTTTAGAGAATCATTATGATCAAGGTGAAAAAGTAAAACAAATATTTATTAACAATAATTTTAAATCAGTAGAAATTGTGAATGATCTTTCAGGTGTTGGAAGGTTTACCATTGGAAGATATAAATAA